One genomic segment of Misgurnus anguillicaudatus chromosome 25, ASM2758022v2, whole genome shotgun sequence includes these proteins:
- the LOC129426148 gene encoding retinol dehydrogenase 12, giving the protein MMTCFDRDNFGWLTFNKTCGEMNVVRGLFIKRWSSDVRLDGKTAIVTGANSGIGKETAKDLARRGARVIMACRDMVKAEKAACDILREVENATVVTCKLDLADTKSICDFAELIYNTEKSLHLLINNAGVAICPYSTTADGFETQFGVNHIGHFFLTFLLMDLLKHSAPSRVINVSSLAHSMGKIHFEDLNSEKNYHPVKAYVQSKLANVLFTRELATKVEGMGVSVYAVDPGLVKTDVIRHMKKSLQFFVKTFGFLIKTPAEGALTTLYCALTPDLPNGAYFSDCAVAPCSRAANDNNTASKLWAASCHLLGICWK; this is encoded by the exons ATGATGACTTGCTTTGACAGAGATAATTTTGGGTGgttaacatttaataagacTTGTGGAGAAATGAATGTTGTAAG AGGGCTTTTCATCAAACGCTGGTCATCTGATGTTCGGTTAGATGGGAAAACAGCTATAGTAACTGGAGCAAACAGTGGTATTGGAAAAGAAACAGCCAAAGACCTAGCAAGACGGG GTGCTCGAGTAATTATGGCCTGCAGAGACATGGTTAAAGCTGAAAAGGCAGCCTGTGATATCCTCAGAGAAGTGGAAAATGCCACTGTGGTTACCTGTAAACTGGACCTAGCCGACACCAAATCCATCTGTGATTTTGCTGAGCTGATATACAACA CTGAAAAATCTCTTCATTTGCTGATTAATAATGCTGGAGTGGCAATCTGCCCGTATTCCACAACAGCAGATGGCTTTGAGACACAGTTCGGTGTCAATCATATAG GACATTTCTTTCTCACGTTCCTCCTTATGGATCTGTTGAAGCATTCAGCTCCTTCAAGAGTGATTAATGTCTCCTCATTGGCGCACTCCATGGGAAAGATCCACTTTGAGGATCTGAACAGTGAGAAAAACTATCATCCTGTGAAGGCCTACGTACAGAGCAAACTGGCCAATGTACTCTTTACACGAGAGCTTGCCACAAAAGTGGAAG GGATGGGAGTGAGTGTCTATGCTGTGGACCCAGGTTTAGTAAAGACAGACGTCATCAGGCACATGAAGAAATCTCTACAGTTCTTTGTCAAGACATTTGGCTTTCTGATAAAGACCCCTGCAGAGGGTGCCTTAACCACCCTGTATTGTGCTCTTACCCCTGACCTGCCCAATGGAGCCTACTTCAG TGACTGTGCAGTGGCCCCGTGCTCCAGGGCTGCTAATGATAACAACACTGCCAGCAAATTGTGGGCTGCCAGCTGCCATCTACTGGGGATTTGCTGGAAGTGA